Proteins from one Doryrhamphus excisus isolate RoL2022-K1 chromosome 19, RoL_Dexc_1.0, whole genome shotgun sequence genomic window:
- the LOC131107041 gene encoding adenylate cyclase type 3-like isoform X2, with protein MSNQVFHIDTEQPAEYPVVYPCQDPGDATGTHNTLALPRGYGLLNTICPTFTPDSLERLYQSYFRRQRQENMLALMTFAALFNSFVVIMCAVVYTEDKQAMVLVAAVGLAADLVFHELYRLQKLPKSAVSRGAVPYILWLMVTAHVLCYSGLNYARFPQASDSVGWQAFFSFSTFLMLPLNLAALVLLSALACGIHILMLGVTVAQRFDDNQRGPMLVRQLLANAMLYLCAAAVGVLSYYMADRKYRTAFLEARQSLEVKLTLEEQSAQQEELLLSILPKHIADEMLQGLKNRADENEVQQQRQQFNTMYMYRHEHVSILFADIVGFTQLSSACSAQELVKLLNELFARFDKLAEILGDCYYCICGLPDFREDHAACSIMMGLSMVEAISYVREKTKTEVDMRVGVHTGTVLGGVLGQKRWQFDVWSTDVTVANKMESGGIPGRVHISQSTKESLHGEFELEPGNGGERCEYLLEKGIDTYLVVVPKKKDKLNAKTSSVLYTGKSHLLINTTSNHGASSPPASESKQERNRLVEEQVINTRLQQELLERETRQIMKNLIHPISLHFVDRKLEALYSSEKEKCSGAAFCCCAIVLLFITAMEVFIDPLLIENYVTLAVGEGLLCILIVSSLAAIFPEMFSKKLVSFSMWIDHTRWARNTWAVGAIFVLTMATIADMLSCVPPHFRVVNSTSALTLDAVGECAENPKHYSFMSVMVLIATTMLVQVSHLVKLGLMALVVTATGAINIYSWGSIFDLYDFVHFASHRASMVPSKYLMTMMIIVMMLSFYLFSRHLERQSRKLFLWKIGVHDQKERVLEMRRWNEALVANMLPEHVAKHFLGTKKRDEELYSQSYDEVGVMFASIPNFSDFYTEESINNGGIECLRILNEIISDFDSLLDRDEFRSITKIKTIGSTYMAAAGLTPKSNATNVHCSHKPEDQTLMEHWRHLADLADFALAMKVTLNNLNKQSFNNFMLRIGLNKGGVLAGVIGARKPHYDIWGNTVNVASRMESTGVMGNIQVVEDCYDILKDYGFRFVRRGPIFVKGKGELLTFFMKGKELNTGNTGLLGTTLPHQVVHVF; from the exons ATGTCCAACCAGGTTTTCCACATCGACACAGAGCAGCCTGCGGAGTACCCTGTGGTGTACCCGTGTCAGGACCCTGGTGATGCAACTGGCACCCATAACACGCTGGCGCTCCCGCGTGGATATGGCCTTCTAAACACCATCTGTCCCACCTTCACCCCCGACTCCTTGGAGAGGCTTTACCAGAGTTACTTCCGGCGGCAGAGACAGGAGAACATGCTGGCGCTGATGACATTCGCTGCTCTCTTCAATAGCTTCGTTGTCATCATGTGTGCGGTGGTTTACACCGAGGACAAACAGGCCATGGTGCTCGTGGCCGCGGTGGGCCTGGCCGCCGACCTAGTCTTCCACGAGTTGTACCGGCTGCAGAAACTGCCCAAGTCGGCGGTGTCGCGCGGCGCTGTCCCCTACATTCTGTGGTTGATGGTTACTGCCCATGTCCTGTGTTACTCTGGACTCAACTATGCACGCTTCCCCCAAGCCAGTGACTCGGTGGGCTGGCAGGCCTTTTTTAGTTTCTCGACCTTCTTGATGCTACCACTCAACCTGGCGGCGCTTGTTCTGCTGTCAGCTCTCGCCTGTGGGATCCATATCCTGATGCTGGGGGTGACTGTAGCTCAAAGGTTTGACGACAACCAGCGAGGACCCATGCTGGTCAGGCAG CTTCTGGCCAACGCCATGCTGTACCTTTGTGCAGCCGCAGTGGGGGTCCTGTCGTACTACATGGCCGACAGGAAGTACAGGACGGCCTTTTTGGAGGCACGTCAGTCCCTGGAGGTGAAACTCACGTTGGAGGAACAAAGTGCCCAGCAG GAGGAATTACTGTTGTCCATCCTGCCCAAACACATTGCCGATGAGATGCTGCAGGGCTTGAAGAATCGTGCCGATGAGAATGAGGtccagcagcagcggcagcagttCAACACCATGTACATGTACCGCCATGAGCATGTCAG CATCCTGTTTGCCGACATTGTGGGCTTCACACAGCTATCTTCCGCCTGCAGTGCACAGGAGCTCGTGAAGCTGCTCAATGAGCTCTTTGCTCGTTTCGATAAACTTGCCGAA ATCTTAGGCGACTGCTACTACTGCATCTGTGGTCTTCCCGACTTCAGAGAGGACCACGCCGCCTGCTCCATCATGATGGGCCTCTCCATGGTAGAAGCCATCTC TTACGTGCGAGAGAAGACCAAAACAGAGGTGGACATGCGAGTGGGCGTCCACACCGGCACCGTTCTGGGAGGAGTACTGGGCCAGAAGCGCTGGCAGTTTGATGTCTGGTCTACGGACGTCACCGTTGCCAATAAGATGGAATCTGGAGGGATTCCTGG GCGAGTGCACATTTCCCAGAGCACCAAGGAGAGTCTGCACGGAGAGTTTGAACTGGAGCCTGGCAACGGCGGTGAAAGATGCGAGTACCTGCTGGAGAAAGGCATCGACACTTATTTAGTTGTGGTGCCAAAAAAGAAAGATAAGCTCAATGCAAAA ACATCCAGTGTTTTGTACACCGGAAAGTCTCACCTGCTGATTAACACCACGTCAAACCACGGAGCCTCGTCACCGCCAGCGTCTGAGTCCAAACAGGag AGGAACAGGCTGGTTGAAGAACAAGTCATCAACACGCGCTTGCAGCAGGAGCTCCTGGAAAGAGAAACACGACAAAT AATGAAGAACCTGATCCATCCTATCTCGCTCCACTTTGTGGACAGAAAGCTGGAGGCGCTCTATTCCTCCGAGAAGGAGAAGTGCAGCGGCGCAGCCTTCTGCTGCTGCGCCATCGTGCTCCTCTTCATCACCGCCATGGAGGTGTTCATAGATCCCCT aCTGATTGAGAACTATGTGACTCTTGCAGTAGGAGAGGGTCTGCTGTGCATCCTCATTGTGAGCTCCCTGGCCGCCATCTTCCCCGAG ATGTTTTCCAAGAAGCTGGTGTCCTTTTCCATGTGGATTGATCACACACGCTGGGCAAGAAACACGTGGGCAGTGGGGGCCATATTTGTCCTCACCATGGCCACCATAGCTGATATG CTGAGTTGTGTCCCTCCACATTTCCGAGTGGTCAACAGCACATCTGCCCTCACGCTGGATGCGGTGGGAGAGTGCGCGGAGAACCCCAAGCACTACAGCTTCATGTCTGTGATGGTGCTGATCGCCACCACCATGCTGGTGCAGGTCAGCCACCTCGTCAAGCTGGGACTGATGGCGCTGGTTGTCACGGCGACGGGAGCCATCAACATCTACAGCTGGGGGAGCATCTTCGACCTTTACGACTTTGTACACTTTGCCTCCCACCG aGCATCCATGGTACCATCCAAGTACCTCATGACCATGATGATCATAGTCATGATGCTGAGCTTCTACCTCTTCTCCCGCCAT TTGGAGCGTCAATCCAGGAAGTTGTTCTTGTGGAAGATCGGCGTGCACGATCAGAAAGAACGCGTGCTGGAGATGAGACGCTGGAATGAAGCGCTGGTCGCTAACATGCTGCCAGAGCATGTGGCCAAACACTTCCTCGGCACCAAAAAGAGAGATGAG GAGCTGTACAGTCAGTCGTACGATGAAGTGGGTGTGATGTTCGCTTCCATCCCTAACTTTTCGGACTTTTACACCGAAGAGAGCATCAACAACGGAGGCATTGAGTGCCTCCGCATTCTCAATGAGATCATCTCAGACTTTGACAGC TTGCTAGACAGGGACGAGTTCCGCAGCATCACCAAGATCAAGACAATAGGAAGCACCTACATGGCGGCGGCGGGACTCACCCCGAAAAGCAACGCCACAAACGTCCACTGCAGTCACAAG CCAGAGGACCAGACACTTATGGAGCACTGGCGGCACCTCGCTGATCTGGCAGACTTTGCTTTGGCTATGAAAGTCACCCTCAATAACCTCAACAAACAGTCCTTCAATAACTTCATGCTACGGATCG GTCTCAACAAAGGCGGGGTTTTGGCAGGCGTGATCGGAGCTCGTAAACCTCACTATGACATCTGGGGAAACACGGTCAATGTGGCCAGTAGGATGGAGTCAACCGGAGTCATGGGAAACATTCag GTGGTGGAGGACTGCTATGACATCTTGAAGGATTATGGCTTCCGTTTTGTGCGACGGGGGCCCATTTTTGTGAAAGGGAAAGGGGAACTACTGACCTTCTTCATGAAGGGGAAAGAACTAAACACAGGTAACACGGGCCTACTGGGTACGACTCTTCCTCACCAGGTTGTGCACGTTTTCTGA
- the wdr26b gene encoding WD repeat-containing protein 26: MQANGAGQGQESSELPCLSGAHNGESSSAAAAAGGAHSNGLLLSDNGNGVGTSNGSAAGPACGTSAASPAASGSEVGSLKKKKRLSQAEEDVIRLIGQHLHGLGLNQTVDLLMQESGCRLEHSSATKFRNHVMEGEWDKAENDLNELRALMHSPNAIVRMKFLLLQQKYLEYLEDGKVLEALQVLRGELTPLKYNTDRIHVLSGYLMCSHAEDLRAKAEWEGKGTASRCRLLDKLQTYLPPSVMLPPRRLQTLLRQAVELQRDRCLYHNTKLDSSLDSVSLLMDHVCSRKQFPCYTQQILTEHCNEVWFCKFSNDGTKLATGSKDTTVIVWQVDPESHQLKLLRTLEGHAYGVSYLAWSPDDTYLIACGPDDCSELWLWNVQTGELRTKMSQSHEDSLTSVAWNPDGKRFVTGGQRGQFYQCDLDGNLLDSWEGVRVQCLWCLSDGRTVLASDTHQRIRGYNFEDLTDRNIVQEDHPIMSFTVSKNGRLAVLNVATQGVHLWDLQDRVLVRKYQGVTQGFYTIHSCFGGHNEDFIASGSEDHKVYIWHRRGELPIAELTGHTRTVNCVSWNPTIPGLMASASDDGTVRVWGPAPFLDPQEADGLNENCSNMDS, encoded by the exons ATGCAGGCAAACGGAGCAGGACAGGGGCAGGAATCATCGGAGCTTCCCTGCCTGAGCGGAGCACACAACGGCGAGTCGTCGTCGGCAGCCGCGGCGGCCGGTGGAGCGCACTCCAACGGGCTCCTGTTGTCGGACAATGGGAACGGTGTGGGCACCAGTAATGGGTCCGCGGCCGGGCCCGCTTGTGGGACTTCTGCCGCCTCCCCCGCGGCCTCGGGCTCCGAGGTGGGCTCgctgaaaaagaaaaagcgGCTATCGCAGGCGGAGGAAGATGTCATCCGGCTCATAGGGCAACATCTCCATGGACTGGGGCTCAA TCAGACGGTGGACCTGCTGATGCAGGAGTCGGGCTGCAGACTGGAGCACTCCTCAGCAACCAAGTTCCGCAACCATGTCATGGAGGGAGAGTGGGACAAG GCTGAGAATGATCTCAATGAGCTGAGAGCACTGATGCATTCGCCCAACGCCATTGTG CGTATGAAGTTCCTGTTGCTGCAGCAGAAATATTTAGAGTACCTGGAGGACGGTAAAGTCCTGGAGGCTCTGCAGGTTCTGCGGGGGGAGCTGACACCGCTCAAGTACAACACAGATCGCATCCACGTCCTTAGCGG GTATCTAATGTGCAGCCATGCTGAGGATCTAAGGGCCAAGGCAGAGTGGGAGGGCAAAGGCACGGCCTCCCGCTGCCGACTGCTGGACAAATTACAAA CGTACCTGCCTCCCTCTGTCATGCTGCCCCCAAGGCGGCTGCAGACCCTGCTGCGTCAGGCAGTGGAGCTGCAGAGGGACCGATGCCTGTATCACAACACCAAGCTGGACAGCAGCCTGGACTCTGTGTCGCTGCTCATGGATCACGTCTGCAGCAG GAAACAGTTCCCCTGTTACACCCAGCAGATTCTGACCGAGCACTGTAACGAGGTGTGGTTCTGCAAGTTCTCCAACGACGGCACCAAGCTAGCCACCGGCTCCAAAGACACCACCGTCATCGTTTGGCAGGTGGACCCG GAGAGCCACCAGCTGAAGCTGCTGCGGACTCTGGAGGGCCACGCGTACGGGGTCTCCTACCTCGCTTGGAGTCCTGACGACACCTACCTGATTGCCTGCGGACCTGACGACTGCTCTGAGCTGTGGCTCTGGAATGTTCAG ACCGGGGAGCTGCGGACCAAAATGTCGCAGTCACACGAGGACAGTCTGACCAGCGTGGCCTGGAACCCCGACGGCAAGCGCTTCGTCACGGGAGGTCAAAGGGGGCAGTTCTATCAATGC gACCTGGACGGTAACTTGTTGGACTCATGGGAAGGTGTCAGAGTGCAGTGCCTGTGGTGCCTGAGCGACGGCAGGACAGTGCTGGCCTCAGACACCCACCAACGTATTCGAGGGTACAACTTTGAGGACCTGACGGACAGAAACAT AGTCCAGGAGGACCACCCTATCATGTCTTTTACTGTTTCCAAGAACGGAAGATTAGCTGTGTTAAATGTAGCAACTCAG GGAGTGCACTTGTGGGACCTGCAGGACCGAGTGCTGGTCAGGAAGTACCAAGGTGTGACGCAGGGCTTCTACACCATCCACTCCTGCTTTGGAGGACACAATGAAGACTTCATTGCCAGCGGCAGTGAGG ACCACAAAGTGTACATTTGGCACCGGCGCGGGGAACTCCCCATCGCAGAACTGACAGGCCACACGCGTACCGTCAACTGCGTGAGCTGGAACCCAACAATCCCGGGACTCATGGCGTCTGCTTCAGACGACGGCACCGTGCGCGTGTGGGGTCCCGCGCCTTTCCTCGACCCGCAGGAGGCGGACGGACTCAACG AGAACTGCAGCAACATGGACAGTTGA
- the LOC131107041 gene encoding adenylate cyclase type 3-like isoform X3 produces MADRKYRTAFLEARQSLEVKLTLEEQSAQQEELLLSILPKHIADEMLQGLKNRADENEVQQQRQQFNTMYMYRHEHVSILFADIVGFTQLSSACSAQELVKLLNELFARFDKLAERHHQLRIKILGDCYYCICGLPDFREDHAACSIMMGLSMVEAISYVREKTKTEVDMRVGVHTGTVLGGVLGQKRWQFDVWSTDVTVANKMESGGIPGRVHISQSTKESLHGEFELEPGNGGERCEYLLEKGIDTYLVVVPKKKDKLNAKTSSVLYTGKSHLLINTTSNHGASSPPASESKQERNRLVEEQVINTRLQQELLERETRQIMKNLIHPISLHFVDRKLEALYSSEKEKCSGAAFCCCAIVLLFITAMEVFIDPLLIENYVTLAVGEGLLCILIVSSLAAIFPEMFSKKLVSFSMWIDHTRWARNTWAVGAIFVLTMATIADMLSCVPPHFRVVNSTSALTLDAVGECAENPKHYSFMSVMVLIATTMLVQVSHLVKLGLMALVVTATGAINIYSWGSIFDLYDFVHFASHRASMVPSKYLMTMMIIVMMLSFYLFSRHLERQSRKLFLWKIGVHDQKERVLEMRRWNEALVANMLPEHVAKHFLGTKKRDEELYSQSYDEVGVMFASIPNFSDFYTEESINNGGIECLRILNEIISDFDSLLDRDEFRSITKIKTIGSTYMAAAGLTPKSNATNVHCSHKPEDQTLMEHWRHLADLADFALAMKVTLNNLNKQSFNNFMLRIGLNKGGVLAGVIGARKPHYDIWGNTVNVASRMESTGVMGNIQVVEDCYDILKDYGFRFVRRGPIFVKGKGELLTFFMKGKELNTGNTGLLGTTLPHQVVHVF; encoded by the exons ATGGCCGACAGGAAGTACAGGACGGCCTTTTTGGAGGCACGTCAGTCCCTGGAGGTGAAACTCACGTTGGAGGAACAAAGTGCCCAGCAG GAGGAATTACTGTTGTCCATCCTGCCCAAACACATTGCCGATGAGATGCTGCAGGGCTTGAAGAATCGTGCCGATGAGAATGAGGtccagcagcagcggcagcagttCAACACCATGTACATGTACCGCCATGAGCATGTCAG CATCCTGTTTGCCGACATTGTGGGCTTCACACAGCTATCTTCCGCCTGCAGTGCACAGGAGCTCGTGAAGCTGCTCAATGAGCTCTTTGCTCGTTTCGATAAACTTGCCGAA CGGCACCATCAACTGCGAATCAAGATCTTAGGCGACTGCTACTACTGCATCTGTGGTCTTCCCGACTTCAGAGAGGACCACGCCGCCTGCTCCATCATGATGGGCCTCTCCATGGTAGAAGCCATCTC TTACGTGCGAGAGAAGACCAAAACAGAGGTGGACATGCGAGTGGGCGTCCACACCGGCACCGTTCTGGGAGGAGTACTGGGCCAGAAGCGCTGGCAGTTTGATGTCTGGTCTACGGACGTCACCGTTGCCAATAAGATGGAATCTGGAGGGATTCCTGG GCGAGTGCACATTTCCCAGAGCACCAAGGAGAGTCTGCACGGAGAGTTTGAACTGGAGCCTGGCAACGGCGGTGAAAGATGCGAGTACCTGCTGGAGAAAGGCATCGACACTTATTTAGTTGTGGTGCCAAAAAAGAAAGATAAGCTCAATGCAAAA ACATCCAGTGTTTTGTACACCGGAAAGTCTCACCTGCTGATTAACACCACGTCAAACCACGGAGCCTCGTCACCGCCAGCGTCTGAGTCCAAACAGGag AGGAACAGGCTGGTTGAAGAACAAGTCATCAACACGCGCTTGCAGCAGGAGCTCCTGGAAAGAGAAACACGACAAAT AATGAAGAACCTGATCCATCCTATCTCGCTCCACTTTGTGGACAGAAAGCTGGAGGCGCTCTATTCCTCCGAGAAGGAGAAGTGCAGCGGCGCAGCCTTCTGCTGCTGCGCCATCGTGCTCCTCTTCATCACCGCCATGGAGGTGTTCATAGATCCCCT aCTGATTGAGAACTATGTGACTCTTGCAGTAGGAGAGGGTCTGCTGTGCATCCTCATTGTGAGCTCCCTGGCCGCCATCTTCCCCGAG ATGTTTTCCAAGAAGCTGGTGTCCTTTTCCATGTGGATTGATCACACACGCTGGGCAAGAAACACGTGGGCAGTGGGGGCCATATTTGTCCTCACCATGGCCACCATAGCTGATATG CTGAGTTGTGTCCCTCCACATTTCCGAGTGGTCAACAGCACATCTGCCCTCACGCTGGATGCGGTGGGAGAGTGCGCGGAGAACCCCAAGCACTACAGCTTCATGTCTGTGATGGTGCTGATCGCCACCACCATGCTGGTGCAGGTCAGCCACCTCGTCAAGCTGGGACTGATGGCGCTGGTTGTCACGGCGACGGGAGCCATCAACATCTACAGCTGGGGGAGCATCTTCGACCTTTACGACTTTGTACACTTTGCCTCCCACCG aGCATCCATGGTACCATCCAAGTACCTCATGACCATGATGATCATAGTCATGATGCTGAGCTTCTACCTCTTCTCCCGCCAT TTGGAGCGTCAATCCAGGAAGTTGTTCTTGTGGAAGATCGGCGTGCACGATCAGAAAGAACGCGTGCTGGAGATGAGACGCTGGAATGAAGCGCTGGTCGCTAACATGCTGCCAGAGCATGTGGCCAAACACTTCCTCGGCACCAAAAAGAGAGATGAG GAGCTGTACAGTCAGTCGTACGATGAAGTGGGTGTGATGTTCGCTTCCATCCCTAACTTTTCGGACTTTTACACCGAAGAGAGCATCAACAACGGAGGCATTGAGTGCCTCCGCATTCTCAATGAGATCATCTCAGACTTTGACAGC TTGCTAGACAGGGACGAGTTCCGCAGCATCACCAAGATCAAGACAATAGGAAGCACCTACATGGCGGCGGCGGGACTCACCCCGAAAAGCAACGCCACAAACGTCCACTGCAGTCACAAG CCAGAGGACCAGACACTTATGGAGCACTGGCGGCACCTCGCTGATCTGGCAGACTTTGCTTTGGCTATGAAAGTCACCCTCAATAACCTCAACAAACAGTCCTTCAATAACTTCATGCTACGGATCG GTCTCAACAAAGGCGGGGTTTTGGCAGGCGTGATCGGAGCTCGTAAACCTCACTATGACATCTGGGGAAACACGGTCAATGTGGCCAGTAGGATGGAGTCAACCGGAGTCATGGGAAACATTCag GTGGTGGAGGACTGCTATGACATCTTGAAGGATTATGGCTTCCGTTTTGTGCGACGGGGGCCCATTTTTGTGAAAGGGAAAGGGGAACTACTGACCTTCTTCATGAAGGGGAAAGAACTAAACACAGGTAACACGGGCCTACTGGGTACGACTCTTCCTCACCAGGTTGTGCACGTTTTCTGA
- the LOC131107041 gene encoding adenylate cyclase type 3-like isoform X1: MSNQVFHIDTEQPAEYPVVYPCQDPGDATGTHNTLALPRGYGLLNTICPTFTPDSLERLYQSYFRRQRQENMLALMTFAALFNSFVVIMCAVVYTEDKQAMVLVAAVGLAADLVFHELYRLQKLPKSAVSRGAVPYILWLMVTAHVLCYSGLNYARFPQASDSVGWQAFFSFSTFLMLPLNLAALVLLSALACGIHILMLGVTVAQRFDDNQRGPMLVRQLLANAMLYLCAAAVGVLSYYMADRKYRTAFLEARQSLEVKLTLEEQSAQQEELLLSILPKHIADEMLQGLKNRADENEVQQQRQQFNTMYMYRHEHVSILFADIVGFTQLSSACSAQELVKLLNELFARFDKLAERHHQLRIKILGDCYYCICGLPDFREDHAACSIMMGLSMVEAISYVREKTKTEVDMRVGVHTGTVLGGVLGQKRWQFDVWSTDVTVANKMESGGIPGRVHISQSTKESLHGEFELEPGNGGERCEYLLEKGIDTYLVVVPKKKDKLNAKTSSVLYTGKSHLLINTTSNHGASSPPASESKQERNRLVEEQVINTRLQQELLERETRQIMKNLIHPISLHFVDRKLEALYSSEKEKCSGAAFCCCAIVLLFITAMEVFIDPLLIENYVTLAVGEGLLCILIVSSLAAIFPEMFSKKLVSFSMWIDHTRWARNTWAVGAIFVLTMATIADMLSCVPPHFRVVNSTSALTLDAVGECAENPKHYSFMSVMVLIATTMLVQVSHLVKLGLMALVVTATGAINIYSWGSIFDLYDFVHFASHRASMVPSKYLMTMMIIVMMLSFYLFSRHLERQSRKLFLWKIGVHDQKERVLEMRRWNEALVANMLPEHVAKHFLGTKKRDEELYSQSYDEVGVMFASIPNFSDFYTEESINNGGIECLRILNEIISDFDSLLDRDEFRSITKIKTIGSTYMAAAGLTPKSNATNVHCSHKPEDQTLMEHWRHLADLADFALAMKVTLNNLNKQSFNNFMLRIGLNKGGVLAGVIGARKPHYDIWGNTVNVASRMESTGVMGNIQVVEDCYDILKDYGFRFVRRGPIFVKGKGELLTFFMKGKELNTGNTGLLGTTLPHQVVHVF; encoded by the exons ATGTCCAACCAGGTTTTCCACATCGACACAGAGCAGCCTGCGGAGTACCCTGTGGTGTACCCGTGTCAGGACCCTGGTGATGCAACTGGCACCCATAACACGCTGGCGCTCCCGCGTGGATATGGCCTTCTAAACACCATCTGTCCCACCTTCACCCCCGACTCCTTGGAGAGGCTTTACCAGAGTTACTTCCGGCGGCAGAGACAGGAGAACATGCTGGCGCTGATGACATTCGCTGCTCTCTTCAATAGCTTCGTTGTCATCATGTGTGCGGTGGTTTACACCGAGGACAAACAGGCCATGGTGCTCGTGGCCGCGGTGGGCCTGGCCGCCGACCTAGTCTTCCACGAGTTGTACCGGCTGCAGAAACTGCCCAAGTCGGCGGTGTCGCGCGGCGCTGTCCCCTACATTCTGTGGTTGATGGTTACTGCCCATGTCCTGTGTTACTCTGGACTCAACTATGCACGCTTCCCCCAAGCCAGTGACTCGGTGGGCTGGCAGGCCTTTTTTAGTTTCTCGACCTTCTTGATGCTACCACTCAACCTGGCGGCGCTTGTTCTGCTGTCAGCTCTCGCCTGTGGGATCCATATCCTGATGCTGGGGGTGACTGTAGCTCAAAGGTTTGACGACAACCAGCGAGGACCCATGCTGGTCAGGCAG CTTCTGGCCAACGCCATGCTGTACCTTTGTGCAGCCGCAGTGGGGGTCCTGTCGTACTACATGGCCGACAGGAAGTACAGGACGGCCTTTTTGGAGGCACGTCAGTCCCTGGAGGTGAAACTCACGTTGGAGGAACAAAGTGCCCAGCAG GAGGAATTACTGTTGTCCATCCTGCCCAAACACATTGCCGATGAGATGCTGCAGGGCTTGAAGAATCGTGCCGATGAGAATGAGGtccagcagcagcggcagcagttCAACACCATGTACATGTACCGCCATGAGCATGTCAG CATCCTGTTTGCCGACATTGTGGGCTTCACACAGCTATCTTCCGCCTGCAGTGCACAGGAGCTCGTGAAGCTGCTCAATGAGCTCTTTGCTCGTTTCGATAAACTTGCCGAA CGGCACCATCAACTGCGAATCAAGATCTTAGGCGACTGCTACTACTGCATCTGTGGTCTTCCCGACTTCAGAGAGGACCACGCCGCCTGCTCCATCATGATGGGCCTCTCCATGGTAGAAGCCATCTC TTACGTGCGAGAGAAGACCAAAACAGAGGTGGACATGCGAGTGGGCGTCCACACCGGCACCGTTCTGGGAGGAGTACTGGGCCAGAAGCGCTGGCAGTTTGATGTCTGGTCTACGGACGTCACCGTTGCCAATAAGATGGAATCTGGAGGGATTCCTGG GCGAGTGCACATTTCCCAGAGCACCAAGGAGAGTCTGCACGGAGAGTTTGAACTGGAGCCTGGCAACGGCGGTGAAAGATGCGAGTACCTGCTGGAGAAAGGCATCGACACTTATTTAGTTGTGGTGCCAAAAAAGAAAGATAAGCTCAATGCAAAA ACATCCAGTGTTTTGTACACCGGAAAGTCTCACCTGCTGATTAACACCACGTCAAACCACGGAGCCTCGTCACCGCCAGCGTCTGAGTCCAAACAGGag AGGAACAGGCTGGTTGAAGAACAAGTCATCAACACGCGCTTGCAGCAGGAGCTCCTGGAAAGAGAAACACGACAAAT AATGAAGAACCTGATCCATCCTATCTCGCTCCACTTTGTGGACAGAAAGCTGGAGGCGCTCTATTCCTCCGAGAAGGAGAAGTGCAGCGGCGCAGCCTTCTGCTGCTGCGCCATCGTGCTCCTCTTCATCACCGCCATGGAGGTGTTCATAGATCCCCT aCTGATTGAGAACTATGTGACTCTTGCAGTAGGAGAGGGTCTGCTGTGCATCCTCATTGTGAGCTCCCTGGCCGCCATCTTCCCCGAG ATGTTTTCCAAGAAGCTGGTGTCCTTTTCCATGTGGATTGATCACACACGCTGGGCAAGAAACACGTGGGCAGTGGGGGCCATATTTGTCCTCACCATGGCCACCATAGCTGATATG CTGAGTTGTGTCCCTCCACATTTCCGAGTGGTCAACAGCACATCTGCCCTCACGCTGGATGCGGTGGGAGAGTGCGCGGAGAACCCCAAGCACTACAGCTTCATGTCTGTGATGGTGCTGATCGCCACCACCATGCTGGTGCAGGTCAGCCACCTCGTCAAGCTGGGACTGATGGCGCTGGTTGTCACGGCGACGGGAGCCATCAACATCTACAGCTGGGGGAGCATCTTCGACCTTTACGACTTTGTACACTTTGCCTCCCACCG aGCATCCATGGTACCATCCAAGTACCTCATGACCATGATGATCATAGTCATGATGCTGAGCTTCTACCTCTTCTCCCGCCAT TTGGAGCGTCAATCCAGGAAGTTGTTCTTGTGGAAGATCGGCGTGCACGATCAGAAAGAACGCGTGCTGGAGATGAGACGCTGGAATGAAGCGCTGGTCGCTAACATGCTGCCAGAGCATGTGGCCAAACACTTCCTCGGCACCAAAAAGAGAGATGAG GAGCTGTACAGTCAGTCGTACGATGAAGTGGGTGTGATGTTCGCTTCCATCCCTAACTTTTCGGACTTTTACACCGAAGAGAGCATCAACAACGGAGGCATTGAGTGCCTCCGCATTCTCAATGAGATCATCTCAGACTTTGACAGC TTGCTAGACAGGGACGAGTTCCGCAGCATCACCAAGATCAAGACAATAGGAAGCACCTACATGGCGGCGGCGGGACTCACCCCGAAAAGCAACGCCACAAACGTCCACTGCAGTCACAAG CCAGAGGACCAGACACTTATGGAGCACTGGCGGCACCTCGCTGATCTGGCAGACTTTGCTTTGGCTATGAAAGTCACCCTCAATAACCTCAACAAACAGTCCTTCAATAACTTCATGCTACGGATCG GTCTCAACAAAGGCGGGGTTTTGGCAGGCGTGATCGGAGCTCGTAAACCTCACTATGACATCTGGGGAAACACGGTCAATGTGGCCAGTAGGATGGAGTCAACCGGAGTCATGGGAAACATTCag GTGGTGGAGGACTGCTATGACATCTTGAAGGATTATGGCTTCCGTTTTGTGCGACGGGGGCCCATTTTTGTGAAAGGGAAAGGGGAACTACTGACCTTCTTCATGAAGGGGAAAGAACTAAACACAGGTAACACGGGCCTACTGGGTACGACTCTTCCTCACCAGGTTGTGCACGTTTTCTGA